In the Acidimicrobiales bacterium genome, TGACCGACAGCCGCAGCGACGAGAGGTCGTAGCGGTCGAGGTCCGGGTGGTCGAGCATCGTCTGGTAGATCGCGGGCGGCCCGGGGAGCATCGTCACGCGCTCCTCGGCGACGCGCTGCATCACCGCCGGGACGTCGAACACGGCGTGGGGGATGATCGTGGCGCCCTTCAGGTAGGAGGCGAGGATGCCGGACTTGAGCCCGAAGGCGTGGAAGAACGGGTTGACGATCAGGTAGCGGTCGCCCCGCTCGAGGCCGACCACGCTCGCCCAGCTCCAGAACGCCCGCACGCTCGCGCCGTGGCGCAGCATGGCCCCCTTGGGCGCCCCGGTGGTGCCGGAGGTGAACAGGATGTCGGACAGGTCCTCGGGGTCGATGGCCGCCGCCCGCGCGGCCGCGGCGTCTTCGGCCACGTCGCCGGCCCGGGCCAGGAAGGACGTCCACCCCACCGTGTCGGGCCGCTCGGGCCCCCGCAGCACGACGACCTCCTCGACGGACGGGACGGCGTCACGCTCACCGAGCAGCGCCACGTAGTCGGTGTCGAGGAAGTCCGACACCGTGAAGAGCATGCGGGCGCGGGCGGTGTTGAGGATGTAGGCCGCCTCGGGGCCCTTGAAGCGGGTGTTGAGCGGCACGAGGACGGCCCCGACGCGATGGACGGCGGAGGCGGCGATCGCCCACTCGGCCATGTTGGGCCCCCAGACGGCGACCCGGTCACCGGGCTCGATCCCGGAGGCGACGAGGGCGCGGGCCGCCTCGTCGACGGCGGCCAGCAGCTCGGTCCAGCTCAGGCGCACGTCGCCCTCCACGAGGGCCTCCTCGGCGCCGAAGGTGCGGGCGGCCCGCTCGAGGGCGCCGGCCACGGTGGTGGGCAGGTCGTCGGGGATCTCGATCTCGTCGGTCACGTCGGTCAGGCTCCCACGCCCGGGTCGCGGTGCGGAAACGGATCGGCGCGCCCGCCCGGTCCGGACCCGTCGGATTCAATATACGATCGAGTCCCGGGTGAGGGCCGCCGGGGCCCGGGAGGGGGAGGTCGACGTGGGCGACGCCGTGTGGCGCAGCGGGGACCAGACGACCGTGATCGAGCTCCTCGACCGGCGCCTCGACACCGATCCCGACGGCGAGTACCTCGACGTGTGCGGGGTGAAGGTCACCGCCGCCGAGGTGCACGACACGGCCTGTCGCCTGGCCAACGCCCTCATCGGGCTGGGCGTGCGGCCCGGGGCCCGGGTGGCCACCCTCGTCGAGAACTCCGCCGAGGCGATGCTGGCCTGGTGGGGCGCGGTGCGCGCCGGCGCCGTCGCCGTCCCGGTCAACACCGCGTACAAGGGCGAGTACCTCCGCCACCAGCTCCACGACTCCGGAGCCCGGGTGGTGATCGTCGAGGCCGACCTCGTCGACCGCGTCCAGCGCATCGCCGCCGACCTGCCCGAGCTCGCCCACGTGGTCGCCATCGCCGATGCCGCCCCCGCCATCCCCTCCCTCGCCGTGCACACGTGGGCCGACCTGCTCGCCGGCGACCCTTCGCCGCCCTCGGTCGACGTCCGCCCCGCCGACCTCGGCACCTTCATCTACACCGGGGGCACGACCGGCCCGTCGAAGGGCTGCATGCTCAGCCACAACTACCACGAGGCCCTCGCCCGCCAGATCGGCACCTGCTGGGAGCGCACCGCCGATGACGTGGTGTGGACCCCGCTGCCCCTCTTCCACTTCAACGCCATCACCACCGCGGTCCTGGGCCCGCTGGTCTTCGGGGGCCGTTCCGCGATCTACAAGCGGTTCTCGGTGTCGAACTTCTGGCCCGAGATGAACCGCACCGGTGCCACGATCACGTCCACCCTCGGCACGATGGCCTACCTGCTCGCGCACGACGTCGACCGGCCCGAGATGCCGAGGTCAGGGGCACCGGAGGCGAACACGTCGCTGCGTCTCATCGGGGCCGCACCGATGCCCGTCGAGGTCGACGAGGTGATCCGGTCGCGCTTCGGGGTCACCACCTTCAGCGGGGCCTACGGGGTCACCGAGGCCAGCCTGATCTCCTGGCAGCCGCCGGGCGTGCGCAACAAGCCCAACGCCGCCGGGGTCGTCAACGACGAGTACTTCGACGTGCGGATCTTCGACGACGACGACGACGAGGTGCCCCCCGACCACGAAGGGGAGATCGTCATCCGTCCCAAGCGGCCCGAGGTGATGTTCGCCGGCTATTGGGGTCGGCCCGAGGCCACCGTCTCGACGAGCCGGAACTGGTGGTACCACACGGGCGACATCGGCCGGATCGACGACGAGGGCTATCTGTTCTTCGTCGACCGCAAGGCCGACTACCTCCGCCGGCGGGGAGAGAACATCTCCAGCTTCGAGGTCGAGCGCATCCTCATGGGCCACGGCGCCCTCGCCGACGTGGCGGTCCACGCCGTGCCGAGCGATCTCACCGAGGACGACCTGAAGGTCACGGCCACCCTCGCCGAGGGCCGGCAGGTCACCGAGGAGGAGCTGTTCCGCTGGTGCATCGACCAGCTCCCCTACTTCGCGCTGCCCCGCTACATCGAGTTCCGCAGCGAGCTGCCCCGCTCGCCGGTCGGTCGGGTGCTCAAGCGCGACCTGCGTGACGAGGCCGTGACCGACGCCACCTGGGACGTCGAGGCCAGCGGCATCACCTACGACAAGCGCTGATCCCCGCGCCCGAGGCGATCGCGGAGCGCTCGCACCCCGTCGACGAAGCCGGGACGGTCCATCGACCACTGCTGGGCGACCAGCTCGAGCTCGAGGGCCTCGTCGTGGCCGACGGTGAGCGAGGCGTCGAGGGTGGCCCGGGTGCGGGCGACCAGCTCGCGGTCGCGCCCGGCGGCGCGGCGGGCCAGGCGCACGGCGGTGGCGAGCAGCTCGTCGTCGTCGACGCAGCGCCAGGCCAGGCCCTTGGTCTCGGCGTCGCGGCCGTCGAGGGTGTCGCCGCACAGGGCGAGGGCGGCCGCCCCCTGTCGACCGATCCGGTCGGTCAGCCGCCGGAGGTGGCCGCCGCCGGGGTGGATGCCCACGTCGAGGAACCGCGGGTCGAACCGCGCGTTCGGCGTGGCGATCACCACGTCGCAAGCGAGCGGCAGGTTCACCCCGGCGCCCACGCAGGCGCCGCCGACGGCCGCCACCGTGACGACCGGCGAGCCGGTCAGCGCGAGGAAGCCGGCGTAGGTGTCGCGCAGCGCGGCGCGGGGAGCCACCAGGTCGTCGATGTCGCCGCCGGCGCAGAAGACCGGCGGCTCGGCGGTGACGACCAGTGCCCCCACGCCGTCGTCGACGAGCTCGGCGACCGCCGCGGCCAGGTCGAGGGACAGCTCGATGCGCAGCGCGTTGCGCCGCTCGGGGTCGGCGAGGGTGACGATCCCCACGTCGCCGTCGACCACCTCGGCGCGCACCAGCGGATGGCCCTCCGGCCGGACGATCGGCTCGAAGGTGCTCATGGGCGACCGAGCCGCGCCGTGTCCCGAGGAGGCGGAGCCGACGAGGGCACCGTTGGGTGGGGTGCCTCGGCGGGGGCGTGGTGGTCGGGCGGCGAGGGGAAGCGCCAGCGACCGAGCCGCGCCGTGTCCCGAGGAGGCGGAGCCGACGAGGGCACCATCAGTACTACGCCGTCGCTCTGGCGGCGAGCTTGCCGATCTCGATGCCGACCTGCTTCTCGTGTCGGCCCTTGTCGTAGGACTTCTCCGACACGTCGTGGCCCCGGGCGGCGGCCCGCAGCGCGCCGACGGTGCTCTCGTCGCGGGTGCGACGCGTGAAGGGGTCGAAGTGGTACCAGCGCATGGCGTTGCCGTGGCCGATCTTGTGCAGCTCGGCGTCGGGGATGCCGGCGGCCGCCCGGGCCAACTCCTCGGGGGCGAAGGGCCACGACGAGTCGGAGTGCGGGTAGTCGCACTCCCAGGCGATGTTGTCGATGCCGATGTCGTGGCGCAGCCCGAGGCCGACGGGGTCGGAGATGAAGCAGGTGAGGAAGTGCTCGCGGAACACGTCGCTCGGGAGGCGGTCGCCGAAGTCCTGGCCCGTCCACAGGTGGTGCATGTCGTACGTGCGGTCGGCCCGGTCGAGGAAGTAGGGGATCCAGCCGATGCCGCCCTCGGAGAGGGCGATCTTCAGGGTGGGGAACTTCTTCAGCACCCGTGACCAGAGCAGGTCGGCGGCGGCCTGGCAGATGTTCATCGGTTGGAGGGTGATCATCACGTCGACCGGGGCGTCGGGGGCGGTCACGGCCAGCTGGCCGGACGAGCCGAGGTGGATGGACAGCACCACGTCGTGGTCGCACAGCGCTTTCCAGAGCGGGTCCCAGTGGTCGCTGTGGAAGCTCGGGTACCCGAGCGTCGAGGGGTTCTCGGTGAAGGTGAGGGAGTGGACGCCCTTGGCGGCGAGGCGGCGGACCTCGGCGGCGGCGAGGTCGGGGTCCCACAGCACCGGCAGGCCCATGGGCACGAAGCGGTCCGGGTAGGCGCCGCACCACTCGTCGACGTGCCAGTCGTTGTAGGCCCGGACCACGTCGAGGGCCAGGTCCTTGTCGTCGCAGGCCGCGAACAGCCGGCCGCTGAAGGCGGGGAAGGACGGGAAGTTCATCGAGCCGAGGATCCCACCGGCGTCCATGTCCCTGACGCGCTCGTGCACGTCCCAGCACCCGGGGCGCATCTCGTCGAAGGCGGTCGGCTCGATGCCGTACTCCTCCTTGGGGCGGCCGGCCACGGCGTTGAGGCCGATGTTGGGGATGACGGTGCCCTCGAAGGTCCACACGTCGTCGCCGACCTCGGTGCGCACGACCCGGGGGAAGCGGTCCTTCCACCGGGCGGGGGTGTGGTGGTCGAACATCGTCGGCGGTTCGACCAGGTGGTCGTCCACGCTGATCAGGATCAGGTCGTCGGCGTGCATGTGCGCTCCCTCGCTCCGGGGCGCCCGCCCCGCCCGCTGAACCGTACTTCAGTGGGATGAACGTTGCTCCGACGAGCCGGTTAGGGTGGCGTCGGCGGCGGGATCCCCGTCGTGAGGAGCCGACGTCCGTGGGGGCGGCGCACGAACCAGGGGGCCCAGTGAGCAACGACGACGAGATCCGGTACGCCGAGCGGATGTTCCCCGCGCCGGTCGACCTCGGCATCGCCGAGACCGACCGGGCGGTCACCAACGTGGCCCACGGCACCCGTGCCCACCTCGAGGGTGGGGTGGGCGAGGCGGCCACCAAGCACTGGTGGCAGGGCGGCGGGCCGGCGGTCGACGTGGCCGTGCAGAACATCACCATCCACCCGCCCACCCGCGGGCTGCAGACCCAGGGCGACCCGTTCGAGCCGGTGAAGATCGGGATCCTCATCGACATGGACCTCAACCAGTTGCTGGCCGACTGGATCGACCCGACCATCCTCGCCATCGAGGACGCCATGAACGAGGGCGTCTGGGCCCGCAGCCCCGTGCAGCTCGTCGTGGCCGACGCCCGGGGCCTCCCCCGGGAGAACTACCGCAAGGTCATCGAGGGCTACCGCTGGCTGGTCGAGCAGGGGTGCGTCGTCGTCCTCGGCCCGATGATCTCCGACAACTGCCTGGTGCTCCAGGACACCGCCAACGAGCTCGGGGTGGCGTCGATCGGCTGGACCGGCGCCCACCGCTTCGCCTCCGAGCACTGCTTCACCGTCGCCAACGGCGACATCCCGACCGAGGGCGTCATGTGCGCGCAGTGGTTGGCGTCGAAGGGCTTCGAGAAGATCGGGCTGTTCTGGGAGGCCGGGTCGTCCGGGAAGGACTACGCCGACTACTTCCGTGACGAGGCGCTGCGCCAGGGCATGTCCGTGGTCCGCGAGGTGAAGCTCGAGCCCAACCCGGTCGGCCTCGCCGACGACCTCGCCGAGATGCGCCAGCTCGGCGTGGAGGGCATCTACTACGGGGGCTACGGCTACGCCACCTTCCACTTCGCATCGGCGTTCGAGGCCATCGGCTGGGACCCGCCCCGCGTGATGGGCACCGCGTTCATGTTCTATTCGAACTCCGACCGGTGGGCCGAGGGCCTGGAGGGGTGGCACGGCGTCGACCAGCTCGGCGAGGACGGCGCCAACCCGAACTACAACAAGATGATCGAGCGCTTCGAGGCCCGCTTCGGTCGCAAGACCGGCAACGTCGTCATCGCGCTGGCCTACGACACGGCCCGGGCGGCCATCCACGGCATCGCCAACGCCGCCATCCCCGCACCGTCGTACGTGAAGGACGGCCTCGAGAAGATCCGGTGGATGCCCGCCACCAACGGCGGACCGGGGTGCTACGTCCAGTTCGGCCCCTACGACCACAAGGGCTACAAGGGCGACTTCCTGACCATCCGCGAGCTGCGCGGCGGTGAGCTGCGCTTCGACGGCTACCACCGCCCGGAGTGGCCGAGCAACGGCCGTCCATGACGGGCCCGCGGTGACGACGACGGCCGCCGAGGGCGGCCGGCGCGAGCAGCGCCGGCTTCTGCACCAGGAGCTGGCCCGCGAGCAGCTCCTCGACGCCGCCGAGGAGGTGTTCGCAGCCAAGGGCTACCACGAGGCCACCTTGAAGGAGGTGGCCGCCCGGGCCGAGTTCTCGGTCGGGTCGGTGTACTCGTTCTTCGCGAGCAAGGACGACCTCTTCCTGGCGGTGTGGTTGCGGCGCGGGGCGGAGTTCCTCCCCGAGCTCGACCGCGCCCTCGCCGACGCCGCCGATCCCGTCGACGAGCTCCACCGCCTCGTCGACTTCCAGGTCGGCTTCTTCGGCCGCCACCCTCACTTCGGTCGGCTCTACCTGCGCTCGGCCGGGTCCACGATGCTCGCCGCCGAGGCCCCGACCTCGGACCGCCTCGCCGAGAACATCCGGGTCGTGATGGGGCGTCAGGCCGACCTGTTCCGGCGCGGCCAGGCCGCCGGTCTCCTGCGGCCGGGGGACCCGGGCGTGCTCGCCCGCCTCCTGAGTGGCATCGTGCAGGCGTACCAGGCCGCCGATCCGGCGGTGAGCGGCGACCCGGGAGGGGAGTGCCGTCTCACCCTCGCCGATCTGCACGCCATCGTCGACGGGGCCTTCGGCGCCCGATGACCCCGTCCCGTCCGACCAGGAGCCCGTCATGCCCGTGAACCCCGATGCCGTCGGCGCCACCGCCGATCCCGTCGAGTCGAGCTGGACCTCGAAGGACGCGCTGCTCTACGCCCTCGGCGTCGGGGCGGGCACCGACGAGCTGGCCTTCACCACCGAGAACACCACCGACACCCCCCAGCGGGTGCTGCCCACGATGGCGGTCGTGCTCATGCTCGGCGGCACGGCGGCGCTGAAGGACATCGGCACCTTCAACCCGGCGATGCTCGTGCACGGCTCCCAGGCCATCGAGCTGTTCGGCGAGATCCCGGTCGAGGGGACCGTGTCGAGCAAGGGCACGGTGACCGGCGTGTACGACAAGGGCTCGGGGGCGGTGGTGGAGATCGAGATCGTCTCGACCGACGTCGCCACCGGCCGGCCGCTGTTCACGAACGTCACCTCGATGTTCATCCGGGGCGAGGGTGGCTTCGGCGGCGACCGGGGCCCGTCGGTGTCGAAGGAGGTGCCCGAACGGGCGCCCGACCACGTCGTCACCTACCGCACCCGGCCCGACCAGGCGTTGCTCTACCGCCTCTCCGGCGACCGCAACCCGTTGCACTCCGACCCGGCGTTCGCCGCCCGCGGGGGGTTCGACCGGCCGATCCTGCACGGCCTGTGCACCTACGGCTTCACGGGGCGGGCGTTGCTGCACCGCCTCTGCGACGGCGATCCGGCCCGGTTCGCGGCGATGAGCGGGCGCTTCGCCTCCCCCGTGTTCCCCGGGGAGGAGCTGACCGTCGAGATCTGGCTGACCGCCGACGGCGAGGCCACGTTCCAGACCCGTGGTGACGACGGTCGGGTGGTGCTCGACACGGGTCGCTGCCGCTTCGCCTGACCACCGCCCCCCTTCCGACGGCGCCGTCCGTCTCGGTGACGGTCGGCCGGTGGCAGGAGTTCATATTTCATATTTCCTAGACTCCGGCCATGGCGACCGTGGACCGACGCAGCAGCGGTGACCAGGTGGCCGCCCACATCCGTCGGATGGTGTTCGACGGCGAGCTGCGCCCCGGGGACAGGGTGCGCCAGGACGAGATCGCCGATCAGCTGGGGGTGAGTCGCATCCCGGTGCGCGAGGCCATCATCGCCCTGGACCGGGAGGGGTGGGTGACGATCGAGCCTCACCGGGGGGCCTACGTCAACGGACTCGACCCGGCCTACGTGCACGACCACTACGAGCTGTTCGGGGAGCTCTTCGGCCTGATGGCCCGCCGGGTGGTCGAGCGGGGCGACGCCGCCGGTCTGGCCGACCTCGGCGCAGCGGCCGAGGCGGTGGCCACCGCCACCGATCCCGAGGCCTTCAACCGGGCCAACGTCGCCTATCTCGCCGCCCTGAACCGGGCGGCCCGCGCCCCCCGCCTCACCTCGGTGGCCCGGGTGATGACGAGCATCGTGCCCGGGAACTTCTTCGTCGAGGTGCCCGGCGCCATGGCCACCCAGCGGGCGGCGGTGGCCGCGGTCACCGCCAGCCTGGTGGCCGGCGACGCCGACGGCGCCGTCGACCGGTTTCGTACCGCGCTCGCCCGCCAGGGAGACGCCGTCGTCGCGCTCCTGGCGAGCCGTGACGTCGTGACGGTCCCGTCCGGCGCCAGCCCGGTGGCGGGCTGAACCCCGGAGGCGGGGTCAGCCGACCAGCATCCCGGCGACGGCGTCGGCCGCACCGTCGGGGGTGTCGAACTGGGTCTCCAGCACCCACGCCCGCTTCAGGAAGAGGTGGGCGTCCACCTCCCAGGTGAAGCCCATCCCGCCGTGGACCTGGATGCAGGTCTTCGCGTTCTCGGTCCCGGCCCGGGCGGCCAGCACCCGCGCGCCCGCAACGGCCCGGGAGAGGTCGCCGGCGTCGGGCTCGTCGGCGATCACCCCGGCCGCCCAGACCGAGGAGCGGGCCACCTCGGTGCGCACCAGGCAGTCGGCCAGGAGGTGCTTGAGACCCTGGAACGAACCGATGGGGCGACCGAACTGGTGGCGCTCCTGGGCGTACCCGACGGCGAGGGCCGTGCTCGCCTCGGAGCCGCCGACCAGCTGCGCGGACGCGTAGAGCGAGGCCAGACGCCCCAGCCGGGCGGCCGCTCCGGCGTCGCCGGACGGCGCGACCTCGGGGAGGTCGCGGACGATCGAGACGGGCGTGGTGGGATCGGTCGGGTGCGCGACCTCGTCGCGCTCGACGGTGGCGGCGGGGTGGATCCGCCAGCCGTCCTCGTCGACCACCACCAGCAGGTCGGCGTCGCGGAGGTGCTCGACCACGAAGGGCCCGTGGGCCGGTCGCTCGACGAGGGCGGGCACGACCTCGCCCTCGAGCACACCGGGCACCAGCCCGGCCAGCAGCGACGCCGCGGTGAGCGGCCCGGGGGTGAGCGCCGCTCCGAGGGTCTCGTGCACGAGCACGGCATCGATCGTTCCCAGTCCCACGCCCCCCTCGGCCTCGGGCAGGGCGATCCCGAAGGTGCCGAGCGCGGCCAGCTCCGCCCACCGCCCCCGGTCGAAGCCGCCCGGCTCGCCGAAGGCCCGCACCGTCTCGGTGGGGAAGCGGTCCTCGGCGAAGCGCCGGATCATGTCGGTCAGCTCGACCTGTTCGTCGGAGCGTGCGAAGTCCATGTCAGCGAGCCTCTCGGGGGAGGCCGAGCACCCGCTCGGCGAGGATGTTCTGCTGGATCTGGGAGGTGCCGCCGCCGGTGGACACCCCGAAGGCGTGGAGCTTGCCGTGCACCTGGGCACCGGTCGGCAGGCCGTCGACGTCGTCGAAGCTGAGCGATGCCCGGTCGAGGACCCGGAGGGCCAGGTCCCCGAGGCGGTGGACGAGGGTGCCGAAGGCCAGCTTGAAGCCCGAACCGCCGCTGATCGGGATCCCGCCCCGCTCGCCGGCGCTCACGTTGCGCTTCGTGAAGGCCCACATGGCGTCGAGCTCGGCGGCCAGCGTGCCGAACTCGCGGCGCAGGCCGGCGTCGTCCCACGCGGTGCCCGAGCCCCGCGGGGTGCGGCGGGCGATCTGCACCAGCTCGCCGTGCAGTCGGGTGGTCTCGAGGAGCTGGCCGACGAAGCCGGTGCCGCGCTCGAAGCTCAGCGTCACGTTGGCCACCCGCCAGCCGTCGTTCTCCTCCCCGACGCGGTTGGCCACCGGCACCCGCACCTCGTCGAGGAAGAGCTCGGCGAACTCCGCCGACCCCTGCACGGTGACGAGCGGGCGAACCTCGATGCCCGGGGTGTCCATGGGGACGATGAGCCAGGTGATCCCCTTGTGCTTGGGGGCGTCGGGGTCGGTGCGGACCAGCATCTCGCAGTAGTCGGCGACCTGGGCGTGGGAGGTCCAGATCTTCTGGCCGGTGATGACGTAGTGGTCGCCGTCGCGGATCGCCCGGGTCCGAAGGCTGGCCAGGTCGCTGCCGGCCTCGGGCTCGGAGAACCCCTGGCACCAGACGTGCTCGCCGGTGAGGATGCCGCGGAGGTGGTGGGCCTGCTGCTCGGGCGTGCCCTCGGCGATGAGGGTCGGGCCGGCGTGGTTCTGCCCGACGAACCCCACGCCCACGTCGGGGGCGCCGGCCCGGTTGGCCTCCTCGAGGAAGATGAGGTGCTCGGTGGGGGTGGCGCCCCGTCCGCCGTAGGCCGCCGGCCAGTTGACGCCCGCGTACCCGGCGTCGAACAGGAGGCGCTGCCAGTAGGTGTCGCGGGACCGCCGGCCGTCCCAGTCCGTGGGGTCGGGTTCGGGCGGGAGCGTGGGGACGGCGTCGACCAGCCAGGCCCGGGCGGTGGCCCGGAACTCGGCGTCGGCCTCGGAATCGCGCAGCTGCACGGCGGTCTCTCCTCGACGAAGGGGCGCCCCTTTCTACACAGCGCCGGGCCGGGACGAGGAAGCCGGACGGTCGCCGCCCTAGGCTCGAACGTTCGTCGCGGCGCCCCGCGACGTCGATGATGAGGAAAGTCCCGTGGGCCCAGCCGCCGAAACGAACCCGTCCGTCACCTTCGCCGACCTCGGCCTGCCCACCCCTGTGCTCGACGCCTTGGTGGCCCTCGGCTACGAGGAGCCCACCCCGGTCCAGCGCGAGGCCATCCCCCAGCTGACGGCGGGTCGCGACCTGATCGGCCAGGCGGCCACCGGCACCGGCAAGACGGCGGCGTTCGCCCTGCCCATCCTCGACCGGTTGGCCAGCGGCGGATCCCGGGGCACCACCGCCCCGATGGCCCTCGTGTTGGTGCCCACCCGTGAGCTGGCCATGCAGGTCTCCGAGGCGTTGCACAAGTACGGGCGGGAGCTCGGGGCCCGGGTCCTGCCGGTCTACGGCGGCCAGCCCATCGGCCGTCAGCTCCAGAGCCTCGGACGAGGCGTGGACGTCGTCGTGGCCACCCCCGGTCGGGCGGTCGACCACCTCGCCCGGGGTTCGCTGGTGCTCGACGACGTGGCCGTCGTGGTGCTCGACGAGGCCGACGAGATGCTCGACATGGGTTTCGCCGAGGACCTCGAGGCGATCGTCGGGGCGACGCCCGCGACCCGTCAGACCGTGCTGTTCTCGGCCACGCTCCCGGGCCGCATCGCCAAGCTGGCCCGCCGGCACATGACCGATCCGGTCACGGTCCAGATCGACCGCGAGCCCGTCGCCGAGGGCGCGCCTCCTCTCGTGCGCCAGACCGCCTACGTGGTGCGACGTTCCGACAAGCCCGCCGCGCTCGGCCGGATCCTCGACGTCGAGGCGCCGGGTGCGGCCATCGTGTTCTGCCGTACCCGGGGCGAGGTCGACGAGCTGGCCGAGACGCTCAACGGGCGGGGCTACCGCGCCGAGGGCCTCCACGGGGGCATGAGCCAGGAGCAGCGCGACCGGGTGATGGGGCGGTTGCGCGCCACGACCGCCGACCTGCTCATCGCCACCGACGTCGCCGCCCGGGGCCTCGACGTCGACCACCTCACCCACGTCGTGAACTACGACGTCCCCAGTGCCCCCGAGGCGTACGTCCACCGCATCGGTCGCGTGGGCCGTGCCGGTCGTGAGGGCGTGGCCCTCACCCTCGCCGAGCCCCGCGAGCACCGTCAGCTGAAGAACATCGAGCGGCTCATCGGTCAGCGGATCCCCGTCGAGAAGGTCCCGTCGGTCGAGGACCTGCGCAGCCGTCGCCTGGAGGCCACCACGGCGGCGCTGCGCGACGTCGCCCTCGGCGACCGGGACGCCTCCGACGGGGACGACGCGTACCGCGGGGTGGTGGAGGGGCTCGCCGAGGAGATCGACCTGTTCGACGTGGCCGTCGCCGCGGTGAAGCTCGCCCACGAGGCGTCCGGTGTGGTCGACGACACGCGGGAGATCGCCGACGTGGCGCTCAAGGGCGACAAGCCGCCCCGGTCGGACTGGGGCGCCTCGAGCCTCGGAGGGAAGGGGGCCGGGGGCAAGCCGGGCAAGGCCGCGAAGTCGGCCAAGCCGGCCAAGCCGGCGAAGTCGGGGAAGACCAACTGGGCCAGCAAGGCCGAGTGGGAGGCCGACAAGCGGGCCCGCAAGGGCGGCCGCGCCGCGCACGCGCCGAGCGACATGACCTCGATCTTCATCGGCGCGGGCAAGGAGGCCGGGGTCCGACCTCAGGACCTCGTGGGGGCGCTCACCGGCGAGACCGACCTCACCGGCGGCGACGTCGGGGCCATCAAGATCTTCGACCGCTTCTCGCTGGTGGAGGTGCCCGACGCGGCCGTCGACGAGGTGGTGTGGATCATGCGCCGGGCGTTGATCAAGGGCCGCAAGGCCACTGTGCGTCGCGAGCGCGCCCGGCCCTAGGCCTCGTCGGCGTCAGGCCCGTTCGATCGCGAAGGCGGGGATCAGGCGGGGGGCGGCGCTGGCCACGTACTCGGCGAAGTTGGCGTGCAGCTCGCCCTGGGCGCGCAGCTTGGCCTGGCCTTCGTCGGTGGGCAGCTCGCGCAGGCGGGCCCGGAAGGTGTCGGTGCCGTACTCGACGTCGATCTCCGGGTTCGCCTTGAGGTTGTGGTACCAGTCGGGGTTGGTCGTCGCT is a window encoding:
- a CDS encoding enoyl-CoA hydratase; translated protein: MPVNPDAVGATADPVESSWTSKDALLYALGVGAGTDELAFTTENTTDTPQRVLPTMAVVLMLGGTAALKDIGTFNPAMLVHGSQAIELFGEIPVEGTVSSKGTVTGVYDKGSGAVVEIEIVSTDVATGRPLFTNVTSMFIRGEGGFGGDRGPSVSKEVPERAPDHVVTYRTRPDQALLYRLSGDRNPLHSDPAFAARGGFDRPILHGLCTYGFTGRALLHRLCDGDPARFAAMSGRFASPVFPGEELTVEIWLTADGEATFQTRGDDGRVVLDTGRCRFA
- a CDS encoding nitroreductase family deazaflavin-dependent oxidoreductase encodes the protein MSDTSMNDWNAQVIAEFRANGGKVAQFGDAPLVILHTIGAKSGARRDIPLVALLDDDGMFVFASKAGATTNPDWYHNLKANPEIDVEYGTDTFRARLRELPTDEGQAKLRAQGELHANFAEYVASAAPRLIPAFAIERA
- a CDS encoding GntR family transcriptional regulator, with protein sequence MATVDRRSSGDQVAAHIRRMVFDGELRPGDRVRQDEIADQLGVSRIPVREAIIALDREGWVTIEPHRGAYVNGLDPAYVHDHYELFGELFGLMARRVVERGDAAGLADLGAAAEAVATATDPEAFNRANVAYLAALNRAARAPRLTSVARVMTSIVPGNFFVEVPGAMATQRAAVAAVTASLVAGDADGAVDRFRTALARQGDAVVALLASRDVVTVPSGASPVAG
- a CDS encoding DEAD/DEAH box helicase; protein product: MGPAAETNPSVTFADLGLPTPVLDALVALGYEEPTPVQREAIPQLTAGRDLIGQAATGTGKTAAFALPILDRLASGGSRGTTAPMALVLVPTRELAMQVSEALHKYGRELGARVLPVYGGQPIGRQLQSLGRGVDVVVATPGRAVDHLARGSLVLDDVAVVVLDEADEMLDMGFAEDLEAIVGATPATRQTVLFSATLPGRIAKLARRHMTDPVTVQIDREPVAEGAPPLVRQTAYVVRRSDKPAALGRILDVEAPGAAIVFCRTRGEVDELAETLNGRGYRAEGLHGGMSQEQRDRVMGRLRATTADLLIATDVAARGLDVDHLTHVVNYDVPSAPEAYVHRIGRVGRAGREGVALTLAEPREHRQLKNIERLIGQRIPVEKVPSVEDLRSRRLEATTAALRDVALGDRDASDGDDAYRGVVEGLAEEIDLFDVAVAAVKLAHEASGVVDDTREIADVALKGDKPPRSDWGASSLGGKGAGGKPGKAAKSAKPAKPAKSGKTNWASKAEWEADKRARKGGRAAHAPSDMTSIFIGAGKEAGVRPQDLVGALTGETDLTGGDVGAIKIFDRFSLVEVPDAAVDEVVWIMRRALIKGRKATVRRERARP
- a CDS encoding acyl-CoA dehydrogenase family protein, with amino-acid sequence MQLRDSEADAEFRATARAWLVDAVPTLPPEPDPTDWDGRRSRDTYWQRLLFDAGYAGVNWPAAYGGRGATPTEHLIFLEEANRAGAPDVGVGFVGQNHAGPTLIAEGTPEQQAHHLRGILTGEHVWCQGFSEPEAGSDLASLRTRAIRDGDHYVITGQKIWTSHAQVADYCEMLVRTDPDAPKHKGITWLIVPMDTPGIEVRPLVTVQGSAEFAELFLDEVRVPVANRVGEENDGWRVANVTLSFERGTGFVGQLLETTRLHGELVQIARRTPRGSGTAWDDAGLRREFGTLAAELDAMWAFTKRNVSAGERGGIPISGGSGFKLAFGTLVHRLGDLALRVLDRASLSFDDVDGLPTGAQVHGKLHAFGVSTGGGTSQIQQNILAERVLGLPREAR
- a CDS encoding acyl-CoA/acyl-ACP dehydrogenase, translating into MDFARSDEQVELTDMIRRFAEDRFPTETVRAFGEPGGFDRGRWAELAALGTFGIALPEAEGGVGLGTIDAVLVHETLGAALTPGPLTAASLLAGLVPGVLEGEVVPALVERPAHGPFVVEHLRDADLLVVVDEDGWRIHPAATVERDEVAHPTDPTTPVSIVRDLPEVAPSGDAGAAARLGRLASLYASAQLVGGSEASTALAVGYAQERHQFGRPIGSFQGLKHLLADCLVRTEVARSSVWAAGVIADEPDAGDLSRAVAGARVLAARAGTENAKTCIQVHGGMGFTWEVDAHLFLKRAWVLETQFDTPDGAADAVAGMLVG